A window of the Schistocerca nitens isolate TAMUIC-IGC-003100 chromosome 5, iqSchNite1.1, whole genome shotgun sequence genome harbors these coding sequences:
- the LOC126259824 gene encoding uncharacterized protein LOC126259824, translating into MQIRWYKKRITAVSIAAIVLYFIFRSQEHSAIFKIIIRDTKPADVWEYVADFSNMKKLNPTIVDFSILTESGNYDHWKYSAEYKEFLPHAPFIHHSTHADFEVRQDGESYIINSNHSTCFFKGVACFPATSEFMFSKLGPNTLCVERVTYKCPFLFARMCQKDVDYQRSSVMRNLEKQFTVKKKVKKS; encoded by the exons ATGCAGATCCGTTGGTACAAGAAACGCATAACTGCTGTTTCTATTGCAGCAATtgtgctttattttatctttcgtTCTCAAGAGCACAGtgccatttttaaaattatcataCGAGATACTAAACCAGCTGATGTCTGGGAGTATGTTGCTGATTTTAGTAACATGAAGAAGCTCAATCCTACAAT TGTAGACTTCAGCATTTTGACAGAGAGTGGTAACTATGATCACTGGAAATATTCTGCTGAATATAAAGAATTTCTGCCACATGCACCATTTATCCACCACTCCACTCATGCTGACTTTGAAGTACGACAAGATGGAGAGTCTTACATAATCAACTCAAATCATAGCACATGCTTTTTTAAGGGTGTGGCTTGCT TTCCTGCAACATCTGAATTCATGTTTTCCAAATTAGGGCCAAATACTCTCTGTGTTGAGCGGGTGACTTATAAGTGCCCATTTTTGTTTGCAAGAATGTGTCAAAAAGATGTGGATTACCAGAGAAGTTCAgtaatgcgaaatttggagaaACAATTTACAGTTAAGAAAAAAGTTAAGAAAAGCTAG